The following nucleotide sequence is from Cucumis melo cultivar AY chromosome 1, USDA_Cmelo_AY_1.0, whole genome shotgun sequence.
GACTTCTATCCTTCATAACTAGATCAAAGTTGCCATCAAAATTGAGTCGACAGTTagtcttaattctttttttcaatGAAGAGGCTTGTTTccattttataaaagaaaaacttgagTCCACGGTCTTTGTTTCCCAAGATAGTATAACCCCAAAATAGTAGCTTGCAAAGGTGATGGCACATtcacaaacaaaataaaaatggtcAATGACACTCAATTCAATTGTCAATCACACAACAGATAAATCCAATTTCCTTCTGCAAGTTGTAAACGTGCTAGTTTAAGGATCTTGAAGAAAGGGATCCTATCATTAACAGTCTCACTTCTGACCAAAGATCCTCATCGGCTCAATCAATAAGGCTAGAACTTAGGTAGCAGTATCATGGTCAATGCCATgagaattcattttttttttataaatttaaacaCCAAGTTGTGACATTTTCTGTGTCTATTAGGCACAAATCTTTTGTGATCAAAATTCAGATGGTGAGTTTACTTAGTCTTCTTTCGACAAAACCTGTTTTGTAATGTTTATATTATTCATACAATCCTTTATCATCTAGGGGTGGAAGTCCAAACCACCAACACTGAAATAATCAAGAAACCGAAACGAACCAAAAGTTTGGGTTTTATAATTAATGTGGTTTGGTTCGTTTGGCTTAGGATTCAAAATCAAACCTCAAACAGAAACAAActacatttataaaatatataattaaaaaagaaaaagagaaaaaagcaGGCAGGAAACAGAGggacttcttttctttttttatgggAAACAAAGTGTCTGTATTTTATCAAGGAACAAAAGAGAACACCCTAATGACCGGAGTAGAGACGAGATAACCCCCAAAACAATATTGAATAAGAACCTTCCGATTGTTAAAAGTCATGGAAAGACTATAATTACAAAAGATTTGGTATAATTTGTACCCCACCAAAAGGATGTATGTTGCACAAATACTTATCTTCAaaagcttctttttttttttttttaataaatggtcaTGAATCTGGGGAGACTATGAAACCTAAAACTGAACCGCATAAAACCAAAAAATGTGGTTTGGTTCTGTTTTGACCAAACATGTGGCATGGTCCagttttaaactttttaaatttGGGCGATTTGGGCAATTTGGCTCCCACACCAATCTAAACCGGATCATGAAATGAACAACCTTACCATTATCATATCGCCAGTTTTGTATTCTAATCTCAACCTGAGCATAATTTACCAATTAATACATATACCCTTGATCGAGAGGTGTTCAAATCCTCAGCCCCATTTGGTGTGAactcaaaaaataataaatcctatttcaacaaatGAGGTACCGTCACTAGAATGATTTTAAACTGCTAAGCAAAAAGTAATCAGATAACAAACATTTTTACCCTACCAAGCACTAGTACTATTTTACCTACCAATTAATCTATGTTTTATAAACCAGAGATCAATTTTTTAATAATCAAAGAAAGCAAGTATTTAAATTGTACTGTCAAGAAATCATCCTTGGTGTATGGTACTAGCTATGTCAACAGCACTCGTGCACTTCCTAATTTATGAATTTCCCAACAAAAAGATTGCAAATTAGGTTAAATGTGTAGactaaaacaataaagaaataaataatgagCTAAGAATCTGGTGATGGGGTGACATACCACAAACATGGCCTTACATATAGTTGAAACAGATATATAATTTGATACACGTGTGAAGAAACAATCTTGTATTTATCAAGAGAGGGCCTAGTAACCTTTTTCTCGATAAGAAAATAATCTTGATGCCAATGGCTTGTATAAGGAGAGATTCCCATGCAATTAgaacaaattaatttaattagttgACGAGCTGTAAACTTGATGGAGAAGAGACATTGCCAAAACATTACTGCAAAGTTGTTTAGATCTAGATCACGAGAGGATCATAATAGAATAGAAAATAATTAGGAGGCATGCAGCATAATCCCGTATCATTTCTCcattaaaataaaactatatcttttgaaaatgagttatatTCAAGATACATGCATGTGATTATAAAGATAATTAAGATTAATAATGGAGATATGAAACAGGTGGGAAGGAGACATGGCAGGAACATAGCTGAGTTGGTTTTGTAGATCTATAACTTAAAACTATATTTTGAATGAGTATGAGATTCCTCATGTCTCCCTAACCTTTGTTGTATATATACTCCCCCGATTACCAAAGGATGAAAGGCAGATTGAAATTGCTCAAATTTCTTGCGAGTCATTAGCTAGACTTTTGGCTTCTCCaattgagaaagaaaaatggaTTCCTTTGCTGTAAACTCAAAGAAAACACTCCATGTCCGCTCAAATAGCTTGCCCTCGAAGCCACATCCAATCGTTAACCAAGTTGATGAACATTTGTGCAGATTGAAGTCCTCTGAAGCCACTTCTTCAACTTCCTCTTTATGTCACAGACTTAACAACCTCCAAGATTTGCATGATTGCATTGATAAGTTACTTCTTCTACCATTCACCCAACAAACTCTTGTTAATGAGAGTGATAACAAATGGACTGATGACTTTCTAGAAGGATCTTTGAAGGTCTTAGAGTTGTGTGATATTGCTAAGGATGCATTGTTGCAAACAAAAGAATGTGTGCGTGAACTTGAATCGGTTTTGCGTAGAAGAAGAGATGAAGCTGTTATTTCACGCGATCTTCAGAAATGCTTGAGTTCTAGGAAGATGATAAAGAAGGTAGTCCAAAAGGCTTTGAAAGGAATCAAAAGTAACTGTTCTCAGCAAAGTGAAGAAACTTCTGCAACCGTTAGCTTGTTAAAAGAAGTAGAGGCAGTCACATTCAGTACCGTTGAATCAGTATTGTCTTTCATAGCAGGTCGAAAATTGCCATCAAGATGGTCTTTTGTCTCCAAGCTGATACAATCCAAAAGAGTTGCCAACAAAGATGAAGATTCATACGAAAATGAAGTAGACATGATGGATGCCACTCTGTCTACAATTGCCAGCCACACGACTGATAAATCCGTCAACTTGCAGGACCAGCTGAGGAAATTTGAGTCAAGTATTCAAGATCTTGAAGAAGATCTTGAGAGTCTACAAAGGCATCTAATAAAAAACAGAGTCTCCCTTCTCAATATCCTAAATCACTAAGGATGGAGTTTTGAAAAATAGTATCGTGGTCAATGCCATGAGAATTCATTTTTGCTAAATGTAAACAccaaagtgtatatatatacatttttgtTGTTACGAGAATCAACTCTTTGAAGTAAAATCAGATTTTGAGTTTAGTATAATCATCGTCACCAAGCAATTATTTTCCAATATTTATATTGATCAGTGTGCTATGTGCTACGTTTCAAAGGGGAAAAAATAATACACAAACACAACCTATATCCATATCACAATTTTTCTAATCAAAC
It contains:
- the LOC103490393 gene encoding uncharacterized protein LOC103490393, with the protein product MDSFAVNSKKTLHVRSNSLPSKPHPIVNQVDEHLCRLKSSEATSSTSSLCHRLNNLQDLHDCIDKLLLLPFTQQTLVNESDNKWTDDFLEGSLKVLELCDIAKDALLQTKECVRELESVLRRRRDEAVISRDLQKCLSSRKMIKKVVQKALKGIKSNCSQQSEETSATVSLLKEVEAVTFSTVESVLSFIAGRKLPSRWSFVSKLIQSKRVANKDEDSYENEVDMMDATLSTIASHTTDKSVNLQDQLRKFESSIQDLEEDLESLQRHLIKNRVSLLNILNH